A genomic window from Montipora capricornis isolate CH-2021 chromosome 8, ASM3666992v2, whole genome shotgun sequence includes:
- the LOC138059071 gene encoding uncharacterized protein, with protein MKLTAFSFPLLAVSFLITAPFYHGVLGKTPNTSAALAVLSNCPKSQCLTDAISCLANAGGNPNDESQARKLEKLEKEVASLKALLARAGKPSGFAVLDSNGRLNQSLLVAGYDKYSLYDLGWQSLHMAAAAACRGSTSSGGSGCCPNAVLVRNTADKKTCAQICAQSPYRNCDAELSIHGKTGKATQNGEQIGAFYNYQCGTATWGGSEVSRSVTDITRYPDPYPYYSFCCCRK; from the exons ATGAAGCTTACCGCTTTCAGCTTTCCATTACTAGCCGTGAGTTTCTTGATCACCGCGCCATTTTATCATGGAGTTTTGGGAAAAACACCAAACACTTCAGCAGCTTTGGCGGTGCTATCAAACTGTCCCAAAAGCCAGTGTCTG ACAGACGCTATTTCTTGCCTTGCGAATGCTGGAGGAAACCCAAATGACGAAA GCCAAGCAAGGAAACTGGAAAAACTTGAAAAGGAG GTGGCATCCTTAAAAGCACTGTTAGCGAGAGCCGGGAAACCTTCTGGTTTCGCTGTGCTCGACAGCAATGGCCGCTTGAACCAGAGTCTCCTTGTGGCAGGTTACGACAAATACTCTTTGTACGACTTGGGCTGGCAGTCTCTTCACATGGCGGCCGCTGCTGCCTGCAGAGGAAGCACCAGTTCAGGGGGCTCTGGCTGCTGTCCCAACGCCGTCCTTGTGCGTAACACGGCTGATAAGAAGACCTGTGCTCAGATTTGTGCCCAGTCTCCGTATCGCAACTGTGACGCAGAACTTTCCATTCATGGAAAAACAGGAAAAGCCACTCAAAACGGAGAGCAGATTGGCGCCTTCTACAACTATCAATGCGGTACCGCAACCTGGGGAGGGAGTGAGGTGTCACGCTCTGTTACTGACATCACTCGGTACCCAGACCCATATCCCTACTACAGCTTTTGCTGTTGCCGGAAGTAA